One window of the Runella slithyformis DSM 19594 genome contains the following:
- a CDS encoding NUDIX hydrolase: MNLILELVNEKDFLTNIAFDSVVFGFSEGSLKILIMEYHNTGFFALPGGFVHRDENLNDAVRRGLKERTGLDNIYLEQFYTFGDTARSQPEIMQTILESSGYSLEQYAWLLDRFISVAYYALINYKDVVPQPDALSDSCEWYDIDALPPLIFDHADIVAKALQTLRDNLDRKLEGMNLLPPRFTMNELQKVYEVILGEKIRRTTFQRKMLSLGILKRHEKQYLGKAHKAPFLYSFEV; this comes from the coding sequence TTGAACTTAATCCTTGAATTGGTGAACGAAAAAGACTTTTTAACGAATATTGCCTTTGACTCGGTGGTGTTTGGCTTTTCGGAAGGCTCGCTGAAAATCTTGATCATGGAATACCACAACACCGGATTCTTCGCATTGCCGGGCGGGTTCGTCCATCGAGACGAAAACCTCAACGATGCCGTCAGAAGAGGGCTCAAAGAGCGCACGGGACTGGACAATATCTATTTGGAGCAGTTTTATACATTTGGAGATACGGCCCGCAGTCAACCCGAGATCATGCAGACCATTCTGGAATCAAGCGGCTATTCGTTGGAGCAATACGCATGGCTGCTCGACCGCTTTATTTCCGTGGCCTATTACGCGTTGATCAATTACAAAGACGTCGTTCCCCAGCCCGACGCCCTTTCGGATTCGTGCGAGTGGTACGACATTGACGCGCTGCCGCCGCTCATCTTCGACCACGCCGACATCGTCGCCAAAGCGCTGCAAACCCTGCGCGACAATCTGGACCGTAAATTGGAAGGTATGAATCTTTTGCCGCCCCGCTTCACGATGAATGAGCTGCAAAAAGTATATGAAGTGATTTTGGGAGAGAAAATCCGAAGGACCACGTTTCAACGTAAGATGCTCAGTCTGGGCATCCTAAAACGCCACGAAAAGCAATACCTGGGCAAAGCCCACAAAGCTCCGTTTCTGTATAGTTTTGAGGTATAA
- a CDS encoding SDR family oxidoreductase, with translation MKKVLLTGITGFLGSHTAIQLLEKNYEVIGTLRSLKRAESIKNTIAKHTDKVQNLTLVEAELNDKGIWQKLTESVDYVQHIASPFPRELPKNDDELIIPAKNGVLNILKAASQNGVKRVVLTSSSSAILYGREKHDRNGTFDETTWTDVTNTADTTPYFRSKTIAEKAAWDFIANDTSGMQLATVLPGAILGPVLEEDFGTSANIVIKALDGTMPAVPKIGFDMVDVRSVAELLILAMEKPQAANQRYAGSAGFMTFKDVIEVLRSGFPNRKFPSMVLPDFAVRLFSNFDKTLQPILIDLSVQRKLSNGKAVNQLGWHPLSNKEAILSCAKSVLELGIVK, from the coding sequence ATGAAAAAGGTACTGTTAACGGGCATTACGGGTTTTTTGGGTTCGCATACGGCCATTCAATTACTGGAAAAAAACTACGAAGTCATCGGCACGCTCAGAAGCTTGAAGCGAGCGGAATCTATCAAAAACACGATCGCAAAACATACGGATAAAGTACAGAATTTAACATTGGTCGAAGCGGAACTCAACGACAAAGGCATTTGGCAAAAGCTCACGGAATCCGTGGATTATGTACAGCACATTGCCTCACCGTTTCCCAGAGAATTGCCCAAAAATGACGACGAATTGATCATTCCCGCTAAAAATGGGGTATTGAATATCCTGAAAGCCGCTTCGCAAAACGGCGTCAAACGAGTGGTTCTGACTTCATCGTCTTCCGCCATTTTATACGGACGGGAAAAACACGACCGCAATGGAACATTTGATGAAACCACCTGGACAGATGTGACCAATACAGCCGATACGACACCGTACTTCCGAAGTAAAACCATCGCCGAAAAAGCCGCCTGGGACTTTATTGCCAACGATACCTCCGGGATGCAATTGGCAACGGTTCTTCCCGGGGCGATACTCGGCCCGGTATTGGAAGAAGACTTCGGGACTTCGGCCAATATTGTCATCAAAGCCCTTGACGGAACCATGCCCGCCGTTCCGAAGATCGGTTTCGACATGGTCGATGTGCGATCGGTGGCGGAATTATTGATTTTGGCGATGGAAAAACCACAGGCGGCCAATCAGCGCTATGCGGGGTCGGCGGGGTTCATGACCTTTAAAGACGTGATAGAAGTACTGAGGAGCGGCTTTCCCAACCGAAAATTCCCCTCAATGGTTTTGCCTGATTTTGCAGTACGGCTGTTTTCCAACTTTGATAAAACCTTACAGCCCATTTTAATAGACCTGAGTGTGCAACGTAAGCTCAGCAATGGAAAGGCCGTCAATCAATTAGGATGGCACCCCCTCTCCAATAAAGAGGCGATTTTGTCCTGTGCCAAAAGCGTGCTCGAACTTGGGATAGTGAAATAG
- a CDS encoding Crp/Fnr family transcriptional regulator, giving the protein MVNLTAALRFGGILNENSIQKVLENVTETRLKANEHFLAFGQIAHEIMFVSEGILRSYDVDNQGEEITKYFVRPNQFYADLESYYNLTPCENAIQAVTNAQVYVIKRKAWETLNETVPNFYLYTKSIIEATLLNKIKDNDFLNYGTAMDKYRELQKRYPEIVRTVPQQYIASYLKITPQSLSRIRKAMSKKE; this is encoded by the coding sequence ATGGTAAATCTTACAGCAGCACTTCGATTCGGCGGCATATTAAACGAAAACAGTATTCAAAAGGTACTGGAAAATGTAACCGAAACCCGCCTGAAAGCGAACGAGCATTTTTTGGCATTCGGTCAGATCGCCCACGAGATCATGTTTGTGAGCGAAGGTATTCTTCGCAGCTACGACGTTGACAATCAGGGTGAAGAAATCACCAAATACTTTGTCAGACCCAATCAGTTTTACGCCGATTTGGAGAGTTATTACAATCTGACTCCCTGCGAAAATGCCATTCAGGCTGTTACGAATGCGCAGGTGTATGTGATCAAGCGCAAAGCGTGGGAGACACTGAATGAAACTGTTCCGAATTTTTATCTCTACACCAAAAGCATCATTGAGGCCACTTTGCTTAATAAGATCAAAGACAATGATTTTCTGAACTACGGTACAGCCATGGATAAATACCGTGAATTGCAGAAAAGGTACCCGGAAATCGTACGTACGGTACCGCAACAATACATTGCTTCGTACCTCAAAATCACGCCGCAATCATTGAGTCGAATCCGAAAAGCCATGAGCAAAAAGGAATGA
- a CDS encoding zinc-dependent alcohol dehydrogenase yields MKAGVLTQPHHIHLTAVETPEPKAGEVRIKLSKVGICGSDVHLFLGHRLLANPTVIGHEGLGMIDKIGEGVAGRHIGERVAVEPNIPCRQCRFCVSGRGNICINKRVVGLLEAGCFAEYVVLPADFARHVPDDISEEDAVVLEPTAVAVHALFSTQSKPGDTIAVIGLGAIGLLVTHLALALGYRVFVSELNETKRNMAADMGAIPTVPQGSLEEQSAELSNLWAENEVCAVFECAGSAFTASLATAAAPRGSEIVLVGLSANLASFQPLKIAREGIHIVPSIIYDHPFDFRRAMQLIRAKVIRPGFIISSYTDFDHLQAALELAAQGNESKIVVTI; encoded by the coding sequence ATGAAAGCAGGCGTCCTTACCCAGCCCCATCACATTCACCTCACCGCTGTAGAAACGCCCGAACCCAAAGCGGGAGAAGTGCGCATAAAACTGTCGAAAGTAGGCATTTGCGGCTCCGATGTACACCTTTTTTTAGGGCATCGGCTGTTGGCTAATCCTACCGTCATCGGGCACGAGGGCTTGGGCATGATCGATAAGATCGGGGAGGGGGTAGCGGGGCGGCACATCGGCGAGCGGGTGGCGGTCGAGCCTAACATTCCCTGCCGACAATGCCGCTTTTGCGTGAGCGGGCGCGGAAATATCTGCATCAATAAACGCGTCGTGGGCTTACTGGAAGCGGGCTGTTTTGCGGAGTATGTCGTGCTGCCGGCCGATTTTGCCCGGCACGTACCCGACGACATTTCGGAGGAAGATGCCGTGGTGCTTGAACCTACGGCGGTGGCCGTTCATGCGTTGTTTTCAACCCAATCCAAACCCGGAGACACCATTGCCGTCATTGGCTTGGGAGCCATCGGCTTGCTGGTAACGCACTTGGCGTTGGCGTTGGGCTACCGCGTTTTTGTGTCGGAACTCAACGAAACCAAGCGAAACATGGCCGCCGACATGGGCGCGATTCCCACCGTGCCGCAGGGGAGTTTAGAAGAGCAAAGCGCTGAACTGTCCAACCTTTGGGCCGAAAACGAAGTGTGTGCCGTTTTTGAATGTGCCGGCTCGGCCTTTACGGCTTCGTTGGCTACGGCTGCCGCACCACGCGGTTCTGAAATTGTCTTGGTGGGCCTGTCGGCCAACTTGGCCTCTTTTCAACCCCTGAAAATTGCCCGGGAAGGCATTCATATCGTGCCGTCCATCATCTACGATCATCCGTTCGACTTCCGGCGGGCCATGCAACTGATTCGCGCCAAGGTCATTCGCCCGGGTTTTATTATTTCAAGTTATACTGATTTCGATCATCTGCAGGCCGCTTTAGAGTTGGCCGCGCAGGGTAATGAAAGCAAGATCGTCGTGACTATATAG